In one window of uncultured Campylobacter sp. DNA:
- the rplM gene encoding 50S ribosomal protein L13, whose translation MTEITKPSEVKRDWVVIDATDKRFGRMLTEVAVLLRGKHKPSYTPNVDCGDYVVIVNASKAVFTGNNKGDDKLYHSYSGYFGSVKSVKFQDLLKNNPAKLYRLAVRGMLPKTKLGKAMIKKLFVYEGGEHPHTAQTTKKGK comes from the coding sequence ATGACAGAAATTACAAAGCCTAGCGAAGTTAAGCGCGACTGGGTCGTTATCGACGCGACCGACAAAAGATTCGGTAGGATGCTTACCGAAGTTGCGGTATTACTACGCGGCAAACACAAACCAAGCTATACTCCAAACGTGGATTGCGGAGACTACGTCGTTATTGTTAATGCTTCGAAAGCCGTATTTACCGGCAATAACAAAGGCGACGATAAACTTTATCACAGCTACTCGGGCTATTTCGGAAGCGTAAAGAGCGTGAAATTTCAAGACCTGCTTAAAAACAATCCCGCAAAGCTCTACAGACTTGCGGTTCGCGGTATGCTTCCTAAGACGAAGCTCGGCAAGGCGATGATCAAAAAGCTATTCGTATATGAAGGCGGCGAGCACCCTCATACTGCGCAAACAACTAAAAAAGGAAAATAA
- the rpsI gene encoding 30S ribosomal protein S9 — MATIYATGKRKTAVAKVWVKPGSGKIVVNGMDLNTWLGGHEAIKLRVVQPLLATKQETSMDITAQTLGGGYSAQADALKHGISKALAAMDKDFRAALKPKGLLTRDSRVVERKKFGRRKARRSPQFSKR, encoded by the coding sequence ATGGCGACAATTTATGCAACCGGAAAGAGAAAAACTGCCGTAGCTAAGGTTTGGGTAAAACCGGGAAGCGGCAAGATCGTAGTAAACGGTATGGATCTAAACACCTGGCTAGGCGGTCACGAGGCGATCAAGCTAAGAGTCGTTCAGCCGCTTTTGGCGACCAAGCAAGAGACCTCGATGGATATCACCGCGCAGACTTTGGGCGGCGGATATTCGGCTCAAGCGGATGCGCTAAAGCACGGAATTTCAAAAGCGCTTGCCGCGATGGACAAAGATTTTAGGGCGGCTCTTAAGCCAAAAGGTCTGCTAACTCGTGATAGTCGCGTGGTCGAGCGAAAGAAATTCGGTCGCCGCAAAGCGCGTAGAAGTCCGCAGTTCTCTAAGAGATAA
- a CDS encoding OmpA family protein: MKKVLLALSLCASGALFASDADYHWEITPTIGGMTHEGNMDLDSNFMFGLRLAKNLQDSFIDQIEVGFDYSRNIGVEDLAHRVGNDKPDAKYYHINAVKDLVNFTDNFKLYGLLGLGYMDYSRDVYNDGDLDSGFGQYGVGLKYYITDNFATKLEARDAIRFDDGNHVLFYTLGFAVDFGKRHADAAPVVTPTACTDADNDGVCDNVDRCPGTPAGVVVDEYGCEKVIRLNLGVNFATDSSKISPEFMNEIKNVSDVLVAHPDYKVILEGHTDSTGSDAYNQKLSLRRAAAVAGALQTFGVDASRISSVGYGESKPIATNSTKAGRAQNRRVDAKFRK; the protein is encoded by the coding sequence ATGAAGAAAGTTCTACTTGCATTAAGCTTGTGTGCATCCGGCGCATTGTTCGCTAGCGATGCTGATTATCACTGGGAGATCACCCCTACTATTGGCGGAATGACTCATGAGGGTAATATGGATTTGGATTCGAATTTTATGTTCGGTCTACGTCTTGCCAAAAATCTACAAGATTCGTTTATCGATCAAATAGAGGTTGGTTTTGATTACTCTCGCAATATCGGCGTAGAGGATTTAGCTCACAGAGTAGGCAACGATAAGCCTGACGCTAAATATTATCACATCAATGCTGTAAAAGACTTGGTAAATTTCACCGATAATTTCAAATTATACGGCTTGCTAGGTTTGGGTTATATGGATTACTCTAGAGACGTTTATAATGACGGCGATCTAGACAGCGGCTTCGGTCAATACGGCGTGGGTCTAAAATACTATATCACCGACAACTTCGCTACGAAGCTTGAAGCACGCGATGCTATCAGATTTGATGACGGCAACCACGTATTGTTCTACACTCTAGGCTTTGCGGTCGATTTCGGCAAGAGACATGCAGATGCAGCTCCGGTCGTTACGCCTACCGCTTGCACCGATGCAGATAACGACGGCGTATGCGACAATGTCGATAGATGCCCTGGCACGCCTGCCGGCGTAGTAGTCGATGAATACGGCTGCGAGAAAGTCATTAGATTAAATTTGGGCGTAAATTTCGCTACCGACAGCTCGAAAATCTCTCCTGAGTTTATGAACGAGATCAAAAACGTAAGTGACGTGCTAGTAGCTCATCCTGATTACAAGGTAATCTTAGAGGGCCACACCGACAGCACGGGCTCAGACGCTTACAACCAAAAGCTTTCCTTGCGCAGAGCTGCGGCGGTTGCGGGCGCGCTTCAAACCTTCGGCGTAGATGCTAGCAGGATCAGCTCCGTAGGCTACGGCGAGTCTAAGCCTATCGCTACAAACTCTACTAAAGCGGGTCGCGCTCAAAATAGACGCGTTGATGCTAAATTTAGAAAATAG
- a CDS encoding HAD family hydrolase — translation MPKFQTTLLFDLDGTLIDSTPAILEGFHYAFAHLGAAEPSDEAIKRLIGHPLEVMFERLGAARDVRDFVLAYKHRYAQIFLDQTVLLNGAYEAVRAASEFANLGVVTTKTSKFSKILLQHLGIADFFGTIVGREDVQDPKPSAEPILKALENLGIYGANASQSPHAARGKTHDATADENTSAASRSAILSEISAPDLKSLPALDPDPSKVYEQNLSSIASQNSDRISFKDLSEVKSDRHEAGDKSQKSGIGIEGESYKSGARGSKIYDAHELNSTPCYDKICSNEILSSVSQNIFMIGDTSLDAISAKSAAVRSVGVSCGYGSASELRAHFEFVCADAKEAVELIREISSKF, via the coding sequence ATGCCAAAATTTCAAACTACCCTGCTTTTCGATCTCGACGGCACGCTCATCGACTCCACGCCCGCTATACTGGAGGGCTTCCACTACGCGTTTGCGCACTTAGGCGCCGCGGAGCCTAGCGACGAAGCGATCAAAAGGCTTATCGGCCATCCGTTAGAGGTGATGTTTGAGCGCCTGGGCGCGGCACGGGATGTGCGGGATTTCGTGCTCGCCTACAAACATCGATACGCGCAGATATTTTTGGATCAGACCGTTTTGCTAAACGGTGCGTATGAGGCTGTAAGGGCGGCGAGCGAGTTTGCAAATTTAGGCGTCGTGACGACCAAGACGTCGAAATTTTCTAAAATTTTATTGCAGCATCTCGGTATCGCTGATTTTTTTGGTACCATCGTCGGGCGAGAGGACGTGCAAGATCCCAAACCAAGCGCCGAGCCGATCTTAAAGGCGCTTGAAAATTTAGGAATTTACGGCGCGAACGCTAGCCAAAGCCCGCATGCGGCTCGCGGTAAAACTCACGATGCGACTGCCGATGAAAATACAAGTGCTGCTAGCAGGAGCGCGATTTTGAGTGAAATTTCAGCGCCTGATTTAAAGAGTCTTCCTGCGCTTGATCCTGATCCTAGCAAAGTTTACGAGCAAAATTTAAGCAGTATTGCGAGTCAAAATTCTGATAGAATTTCATTTAAAGATTTAAGCGAAGTAAAGAGCGATAGACATGAGGCTGGCGATAAGAGCCAAAAGAGCGGTATCGGCATCGAGGGCGAGAGCTATAAAAGCGGTGCGCGCGGCAGTAAAATTTATGATGCGCATGAGCTAAATTCCACTCCTTGTTATGACAAAATTTGCAGCAACGAAATCCTGTCTTCTGTTAGCCAAAATATCTTTATGATCGGCGATACGTCGCTTGACGCCATTTCGGCAAAGTCGGCAGCGGTGCGAAGCGTGGGCGTAAGCTGCGGTTACGGCAGTGCCTCGGAGCTACGGGCGCATTTCGAGTTCGTATGCGCGGACGCAAAAGAGGCGGTTGAGCTGATACGTGAAATTTCATCAAAATTTTAG
- a CDS encoding DUF411 domain-containing protein: MKKILFAGALLAALGSYVSASEHVKVYHGESCGCCHNWAKYMEQNGFEVEMISLADEPLIQKKNELKLPLELASCHTAIIDGYVVEGHMPAGEIRTLLKNKPKDVIGIAVPGMPLEAPGMEQGSQPEVYDVVAFKKDGSYQSIATYKGKEKIK; the protein is encoded by the coding sequence ATGAAGAAAATTTTATTTGCAGGTGCGCTTTTAGCGGCATTAGGAAGCTATGTCTCGGCAAGCGAACATGTCAAGGTCTATCACGGCGAGAGTTGCGGCTGTTGTCACAACTGGGCAAAATACATGGAGCAAAATGGCTTTGAAGTCGAGATGATTTCGCTGGCTGACGAGCCGCTTATCCAGAAGAAGAATGAGCTCAAACTTCCGCTGGAGCTCGCTAGCTGCCACACCGCGATCATAGATGGGTATGTAGTCGAAGGGCATATGCCAGCAGGTGAGATCCGCACGCTACTAAAAAATAAGCCTAAAGACGTCATCGGCATAGCAGTGCCTGGCATGCCGCTAGAAGCGCCAGGTATGGAGCAAGGCTCACAGCCCGAGGTCTATGATGTGGTAGCGTTTAAAAAGGATGGCTCGTATCAAAGCATCGCCACTTACAAAGGCAAAGAAAAAATCAAATAA
- the rplU gene encoding 50S ribosomal protein L21, protein MYAIIKHGGKQYKVEEGNYLNLDHFNAEPKAKLELSEVLALNDGELKVGAPFVKGAKVVLEVVCEGKDKKVVIFKKRRRKDSKVKRGFRRQYTRVKVVSINA, encoded by the coding sequence ATGTATGCTATCATCAAACACGGCGGCAAGCAGTATAAGGTCGAAGAGGGCAACTACCTAAATTTAGACCATTTTAATGCTGAGCCGAAAGCAAAGCTCGAGCTTAGCGAAGTTTTAGCGCTAAACGACGGCGAGTTAAAGGTAGGAGCACCGTTCGTAAAGGGTGCCAAGGTGGTTTTGGAGGTCGTTTGTGAAGGCAAGGATAAAAAAGTCGTTATCTTTAAAAAACGCAGACGCAAAGATTCAAAAGTAAAACGCGGCTTCAGACGCCAATACACCCGCGTCAAAGTCGTTTCGATTAACGCATAA
- the rpmA gene encoding 50S ribosomal protein L27, which produces MAHKKGQGSTQNNRDSIGRRLGVKKFGGEFVRAGNIIIRQRGTATHPGCNVGMGSDHTIFALIDGVVKFERKDKNRKKVSVYPAA; this is translated from the coding sequence ATGGCACACAAAAAAGGTCAGGGCTCGACCCAAAATAATAGAGATAGTATCGGACGCCGCTTGGGCGTTAAAAAATTCGGCGGCGAGTTTGTTCGCGCGGGCAACATCATCATCCGCCAGCGCGGCACTGCGACGCACCCGGGCTGCAACGTAGGCATGGGCAGCGATCACACGATTTTCGCGCTGATCGACGGCGTCGTAAAATTTGAGCGAAAAGATAAAAATCGCAAAAAAGTATCGGTTTATCCGGCCGCATAA